A single Flavobacteriales bacterium DNA region contains:
- the lpcA gene encoding D-sedoheptulose 7-phosphate isomerase, with the protein MMPEQIRAYLEESQEALQRFLKEEHNLQAIYDAGELMASAIEGGGKIISCGNGGSMSDAMHFAEELTGRFRNDRPSYAAIAISDPSYLSCVANDYGYENVFSRFIEGMGQQGDVLLAISTSGNSSNVIQAAEVAKQKGMHVVGLTGRSGGDLADLCDVEIRAPRTEFADHAQEIHIKAIHCLIMQIESALGGQE; encoded by the coding sequence ATCATGCCAGAACAGATCAGAGCATATCTGGAAGAATCCCAAGAGGCCCTTCAACGCTTTCTCAAAGAAGAACACAACCTCCAAGCCATCTATGACGCGGGAGAATTGATGGCCTCGGCCATTGAGGGCGGTGGTAAGATCATCTCCTGTGGTAACGGGGGCTCCATGAGTGATGCGATGCATTTTGCAGAGGAATTGACCGGTCGGTTCAGGAACGATCGACCCAGCTATGCGGCCATTGCGATCTCTGACCCTTCCTACTTGAGTTGTGTAGCCAATGACTATGGCTATGAGAATGTATTCTCGCGCTTTATCGAAGGGATGGGACAGCAAGGCGATGTGCTTCTGGCCATCAGTACTTCAGGCAATTCGTCCAATGTCATCCAAGCCGCTGAGGTGGCCAAGCAGAAGGGCATGCATGTGGTAGGATTGACCGGAAGGAGTGGCGGTGACCTGGCCGATCTCTGCGATGTGGAGATACGGGCTCCACGTACGGAGTTTGCCGATCATGCACAGGAGATCCATATCAAAGCCATCCATTGTTTGATCATGCAGATCGAGTCTGCCTTAGGTGGTCAGGAATAA